In Lolium rigidum isolate FL_2022 chromosome 7, APGP_CSIRO_Lrig_0.1, whole genome shotgun sequence, the DNA window acaaactagcgcgactcagcataatctttcgcacaacaatcacaacatgcTAAGCCTGAATACAAAAAACCTTCCCCTCTATGCATGCACAGTACAATCTGCCAGTTTCACCAATCCAAAGCCCGATCTATGAAGAATCTACCGCAATCCGATAttagagtaacagatctaagaaaatcgagaccgtgaaaagtaagaactggacaagaacagcaagaaatggggacgaacaccttgcaaacaaCAATCCGAACgctatcctaatggaaaccctagcagatctaatgtgcatgtcgtcgcaaatgcccgagaatggcatgttctgccagaacgagtacgaaggtgagaaggagaggtagttaccgccattgttccggccgaggacgagctcgaggtcgcgggcgaaatcgagatgccgatgaagactgcggaGCAGAGTGCGGTCGATGTCGCAATGCTGCTCGCCGAGGTCTCCTTCTCCAGTAGCGGTGCTCCTCGTGCGGCAGTGCGGaggattggtcggcgggaggggaacagccgggtgatgtgacagtttggggggggggggggtgagagTGTgatcgcgagtgagaggaaggagaggggagcggtgaggctaattatggcgcgtgttcccgaagggacgtgGCGTTTCTGCCTCCTTTCCCAACGCGTGCAGTTCTGGCCGCAATGGGCCTGACCTCGGAGAAACTGCCATTCTGGGCGTTCCTCCAGGACCTATccaggggtgctttgagaacaGTGCGATGCAACAACATGGCTCGGCCTAGGCATCCAAAAGGGCCGAAAATTGCTGGCCTCATGCGAGCCAAGGGGATAAAATACTATTGCATATCTAAACATTTTTTTAGTGTATATACCTGAATTTTGAAAAATCTTCAACATACTTTTATAAACCAAGGCAGTACATTCTATTGAGACTTTGAGAGCTCCCACTCCGACATTTGTGCGAATGCTTTTTTTTTGTCTAACTGTACTAGGAAGGAAAACTTCACCCAAATACATGCGAAGCTAGATAAATTTAAGTCAATTATCTTAAAACCGacgaagtatttttttttttgcagaacaTCCATCTTGAACCCCGAGCCTGGTACCGAATTGACATGCAGTAAGCATTAGTGCATTACAGCCAAGTCTGAGTTCAATGCATCAACAGTTCGACAGGGTAAATGTATGTATTTGCAGTTTCATCGCTCACCCGTGTTTGTCCTGAAAAAATTCTTCTCCTTGCGGATGAAAAGTTTTTGTTCTGTTTTTTCGAAGAACCCTGATGCAGTTAACCCCAAGCTCAGTTGACGAACTCAGGAACAGCATCGTAACTCACGCCTAACTTGCCACACTAAGCCCGCCCAGGCCACCCAATATATTGATATAGGCCAAAAGGCCCAGAATATAATTGGTAACGAAGATGGACTGGAAGTTCATTTTAGAAGTTTTCAATAAACACGAGTACTATGGTTCATCACATCAAAGAAGTTATGGTCACATCACAACACGATCACAGACTAATAATACTTAGATGGGAGTTATGTTGCAGATGGTTCGTAGCTACACCCGTGAAGGATATTGCTTCGCCTGCTGTCGGACACGATTCTTGTACTCCGGCATATTCTGAAAATGCAGTCAATGACACAAACAAGCATGCTGGTAAGCACATAACAAGAACAAAACTAAGAACTTGTACGTTCATACTATGGAAGTTCAAATTACAAAAAAATAAACCTTTGAATAAAGTCTGTAAGAAGCATCCTGTGCAGCAGAGCTAGGATTTGGGTCATCAAGCAACTCCTGTATGCCTACAAGAACCTGCTTTACAGTGATAGAAGGTTTCCAGGTCTGAAAAGAATGGGAGAAGTCATCAGATCTCAATGGGGCTATTTACATGATATAGACATGCTGTAAATAAAGTATCTACTTAGTAGAAACTTACATCACTCAGGATTGATAGGCACACTTCCCCAGTGTTGTAGACATTGACATGGAAGAAACCTGCCGGAAACTTGCAGGTGGGAGGGTTACTTGGGTAATTATCATTAAATTCCAGTGTCAGGGGGAAATACCCACCCTCCCAGTCAGTCTGCAAAAGAACATATATTTAGTAACAGCAATATCAGTTTGGCAAGCCATGGTGCCTGGAGAGTGAGTACTGAGAAGAGGCTACAGACAAATTTGTAGTACTAGAAGAAGGGTACTACTACACTATGCACCTAAATTGAAGAAGCATCAGTTTCAGACATCAAATAACAAGTTAACCGTAGTGACAAAGGTTTTGATACAAAGAATCGGTTTCTGTTTGGAAGGTGGAGATTTCACAGGAAATTGTTTATTTCAGTTCTCACGTTGCAAGTAAAATGGGGTCTAACTGCACTTTGTCAATACAAGAGTCATTTCATGGTtcaatgcacccatgttccacaaAAGAACTTTAAGGGCCGTGGTTTAACAGAGATTAACAATCCAGCACCAATTAAGGATGTTGCCTGAGTTTAATAAAAAAATGCAAGTTTATAGCTAGAATTGTTGATTGTGATTTATGCAGTAAAAAAGGACACCAAAAATGTATACAGCAGAACACTAAAGTATCTTAAAGCCTACAAGCATTTCCATCGAACTTGTAATGTCTAGCC includes these proteins:
- the LOC124679423 gene encoding SUMO-conjugating enzyme SCE1-like yields the protein MASGGIARGRLAEERKSWRKNHPHGFVAKPETLPDGTVNLMVWKCVIPGKQGTDWEGGYFPLTLEFNDNYPSNPPTCKFPAGFFHVNVYNTGEVCLSILSDTWKPSITVKQVLVGIQELLDDPNPSSAAQDASYRLYSKNMPEYKNRVRQQAKQYPSRV